The following proteins come from a genomic window of Polyangiaceae bacterium:
- a CDS encoding cytochrome P450, producing the protein MNAPVLPTKMPGNSLLTTIRFAKDPLTFLSESRTLGKVVWLPFPGRDLFVVHDPELMEEVLIKRHHDFIKDKFTRALSDSLGNGLLLSEGDLWKRQRRLMQPAFHKQRIEAYADTMVAEAERTLASWRDGEQRDVHVDMMHTTSEIAAITMFGAHMGDAGAELSQGVEHVMRRYLGLFGTGIPLPAGIPTPTNLRFRRALSRLDDLVRSFIEQRRRSEEPTFDLLSLLLSAHDEDGKGMSDQQLRDECVTLFVAGHETTALALSYSLLLLAEHPQHMKRLRQELREVLGGRSARYADLAALRFTDAVVKESMRLYPPAWAIGREATVDTQIGNYRVPKGAEVALCQWSAHRDPRWFERPEAFVPERWLSETERPRFAFFPFGGGPRVCIGNHFAMTEAVLVLATLLSHFEVAPAVTRTLRFMPSVTLRPRGGIPLRVYSAPLAGS; encoded by the coding sequence GTGAACGCACCGGTGCTGCCCACCAAGATGCCCGGCAACAGCCTGCTGACGACGATTCGCTTCGCGAAGGATCCGCTCACGTTCTTGTCGGAGTCCCGCACTCTGGGAAAGGTCGTGTGGCTGCCGTTTCCCGGCCGAGATCTGTTCGTGGTTCACGACCCAGAGCTGATGGAAGAGGTGCTCATCAAGCGGCATCACGATTTCATCAAGGACAAGTTCACGCGCGCGCTCTCCGATTCCCTGGGCAACGGCCTGTTGCTCAGCGAGGGAGATCTGTGGAAGCGCCAGCGGCGCTTGATGCAGCCGGCGTTTCACAAGCAGCGCATCGAGGCCTACGCCGACACCATGGTGGCGGAGGCGGAGCGTACGCTCGCGAGTTGGAGAGACGGCGAGCAGCGAGACGTGCACGTGGACATGATGCACACCACCAGCGAGATCGCGGCCATCACCATGTTCGGCGCCCACATGGGAGACGCCGGGGCGGAGCTGTCCCAGGGCGTGGAACACGTGATGCGCCGCTACCTCGGGCTGTTCGGCACCGGCATTCCACTACCCGCCGGCATTCCGACGCCCACCAACTTGCGCTTTCGCCGCGCGCTTTCGCGGCTGGACGACCTGGTGCGCTCGTTCATCGAGCAGCGACGCCGGAGTGAAGAGCCCACCTTCGATCTGCTCTCGCTCCTGCTCTCCGCCCACGACGAAGACGGCAAGGGCATGAGCGATCAGCAGCTCCGCGACGAGTGCGTGACGCTGTTCGTCGCCGGCCACGAGACTACCGCGCTGGCGCTTTCCTACTCGCTGCTCTTGCTGGCGGAGCACCCGCAGCACATGAAACGGCTGCGGCAGGAGCTTCGGGAGGTTCTGGGCGGCCGCAGCGCGCGCTATGCGGATCTCGCGGCGCTCCGCTTCACGGACGCGGTGGTGAAGGAGTCCATGCGGCTCTACCCACCGGCATGGGCGATTGGGCGGGAGGCCACCGTAGATACCCAGATCGGCAACTACCGCGTGCCGAAGGGCGCAGAAGTGGCGCTGTGTCAGTGGTCGGCGCACCGGGACCCGCGTTGGTTCGAGCGACCGGAGGCCTTCGTGCCGGAGCGCTGGCTTTCGGAGACGGAGCGCCCGCGCTTTGCGTTCTTTCCCTTCGGCGGCGGCCCGCGAGTGTGCATCGGCAATCACTTCGCGATGACGGAAGCCGTACTCGTGCTCGCCACGTTGCTCTCGCACTTCGAGGTAGCTCCGGCCGTCACGCGCACGCTGCGCTTCATGCCGTCGGTCACGCTGCGGCCCCGCGGCGGCATCCCGCTCCGGGTCTACTCGGCGCCGCTCGCCGGCTCGTAG